The following DNA comes from Babylonia areolata isolate BAREFJ2019XMU chromosome 31, ASM4173473v1, whole genome shotgun sequence.
gcattgtACACGCCTTCAAATTGTggccagcccacacacacacacacacacacacacacacacacacacacacacacacacgcacacacacacacacacacacacacacacacacacacacacacgtctccctcctctgcccccccccaacccccaacacacaccagtcccccttactctcccccctccacatacatGCACTGTCCACGCCTTCAAAcagtgacgaacacacacaccagtcctccctccacacacacacacacacacacacacacacacacacacggcacttgAACTCTTGGATGTGTGGACATTCCACTcttgttgcctttttttcttcttctgtctttctttctttctttccttcttttctacccCTCTTGTTTTGCATTTTAATTCAGAGCTCTCCCGCTGACCGTTTATGGAGAAGGTGTACATGCTTTTTAACCCTTGTGTTTCCGTGGGCAGTTTGTGTGACAATGCAATTTTCTGATGAGCCAAGGGCAGGTTAGAGAcgggaggggtgaggtggtgaaggtctttttgttattgttattttataaAGGATGCAATCGGGAAAAAAAGCAATACCCACCTTTTCCtcatatctttattttctttctttctttctttctcgctctcactTTTTTGTTCTCTGCTTCTTTGTAAGTCCGATTAATTTGTGCCTGTCCCTCCGTTGATCTTTTGATTTAAACAAAAATGTATAcataggcctatacatgaatatgtgtgtgtgcttggctgGGATGCATATTGCACATGcacgaacagtcacacacacacatgtaaggacacacacacacacacacacacacacacacacacacacacacacacacaccacttctcccgaaacaaacaaaactcccttgacccccactaccacgtcctctcccccccccccccgcacacacacccacacccccactcccgacccactcacacaacacaacccaatcaGCGAGAGGAGATCaaagaagggagaggggttgAATGGGGAGGTGGATGGTAGGAACTAGTgagggacgggggaagggaggtaaggaGTTGTACAACGTTGACGCTTTCGGTGTGCtggcggggagggggtaggaggtgggggaagcACGTGCAGTCCCCTCAAGTAGGTCCTTCAGCTTTGAAGACCTCATCACCATAATCCCTGACACACCCTGGTACCGACAGCCCCCGccccaatcccccaccaccctcctcctcctcctgctcccccagGGAGGTAGGGTCCAGGATCAGGTGTCCTGCCCCAGGGCACATAAAAGCTCCCTCCGCTGTGACCTGTGCCATACCTCCACCTCGCACATCGCACACCTTGGTCAGCCTTTGGTCTGTTGCCGTCAAGTGACGAGAAGAGTTCATCAGTGAGAGACGTTCTGCGGACGGCTTGTTGTCAGGATGAAGTCGCTTGTCGCTGTTCTTCTCTTGGGGGTCGTGGCGGCCGCCTCCGCTTCCCAGTGAGTAGCAGTAGAGGATCGTGTCTAGAATCAGTCATCGTGATCATTTGTGAGTCGTTTCTGCAGTGCATATCATGATGTTTATGTGGCAGAATATAACATGATGTTAATGAGAATGGTATGACAGAATATAACATGATATTCATGTGACTGATATGGCATAATAAAGCATGATTATAATGTGGCTGATATGGCAGAATTCAATATGATGTTAATATGATAGAATGCTACATGGTGTTAACATGACAGAACACCACATGATGTAGACATCATAACAGGACACCATATGATGTAGACATTATGACAGAACACCGAGTGATGTAGACATGACAGAACACCACATGATGTCGATATGACAGAACACTACATGATGTAGACATGACAGAACACTACATGATGTAGACATCATAACAGGACACCATATGATGTAGACATTATGACAGAATACCGAGTGATGTAGACATGACAGAACACCACATGATGTAGTAGACATGACAGAACACCACAAGATGTAGACATGACAGAACACCACATGATGTAGACATGACAGAACACCACATGATGTAGTAGACATGACAGAACACCACAAGATGTAGACATGACAGAACACCACAAGATGTAGACATGACAGAACACCACATGATGTAGACATGACAGAATGTCATACCAATGCCCCTCAGGTGTCTCAAAACGTGCACACGGAAGGAGAGATACTACACACGCTGTGGTCTCTTTGGCTGGGGACGATGCGCCAACTACAGGTGAGTCCGGACGTCTGTActcctctgtctggctgtgtgtgtgtgtgtgtccgtctgtttgtctgtgtgatggtttgtctgcatgtctgcatgaccgtctgtgtctctgtatatttgtgactttctgcctgtgtctttgtttatgtctgtggTTATGTTTTGGTCTGTTGTGTCTTTGTGCATCTGTTTCTTTCTGATTATGTCTCTGCTTCTTTGTGCCTGGCCTCTGTGTCTgggtttgtccgtctgtctgtttctgtctgcgaccttgtttgtttgtatctgtgtatctgtctgtgtctcagtctctataatgtatgtctttctgtgtttctgtctgtatgtctgtccatgtctctctctctctctctctctgtgcctcaatgtctgtttgtctgagtctctgtctcagtgtctgctctatggctgcttgtctgtctccgtctctgtatctgtgtgcctgtctgtctgtttcatcctCTGTTTCagcatgtctgtgtctttctatgtgtgtcgTTTTGGTATTATTCGCAACATGTGTTTTGATGATGTAAAATATTAATAAAAGTCTTTAATTTCTGTCAAATGTATAATAAAACGAATATTCAGTgcattttatatgtatgtattttttagATGTGTTTTATAACTGGATGTTTCGTGgccattttctctctccattaCTTCGTAAAATGAAAAGGAATGAATACTTCgtgaaataaaaaagaacaaattcTTTTCTTCACAGGAACGTGGAATATGATTGCTACCAATACTGCGGTAAGAAAAATCTtccattctttatttatttatttttttactattacttttttgttgttgttgttgctttctctttctttttttcgggtgtgtgtgtgtgtgtgcgcgcgcgcgcgtgtgtgtgtgtgtgtgtgtgtgggtggatgggtgagtggggggaggggggtgttgtttgatctttgttgtttcttttggggGGATATAGCTCGTTTGCATGTGCTTTTTTGAGGTGTCCGATGGTTTTTAAGTTCCAGATCATGTATTGCTACTACTCTTGAAATATATGCATGTATTATATGCGAattcaaatgaacacacacacacacacacacacacacacacacacacacacacacacacacacacacacattctgtacaTATACACCTATCACGTCACCCAacacattcaaaaacaaacaaaaaagaaaaacaacttgcGGAGTACCAATAACACAATGAACCAACCCTCACGCTCTGTTCCTCCTCAGAGAACGGTGGATGGTCCGCGTACACGGTAAAGTCCGAGGGCGCGTGCAGCTTGCCTTGCGGCGGTGGCAAAAAGACCGTGACCTACCAGCGCACCTGCACTGACCCTGCTCCTTTCAACGGAGGCAAGCCGTGCATCGGAGAggcggagaaggaagaggaacaggCGTGTAACACCCAGGAGTGCCCCAGTGAGTCGGCTGACTTGTCTGCtgttggtgctggtgatggtggtgttgttgttagtagtggtgttgatagtgctggtgttggtggtggcagttggcattgttgttgttggtggtagtggtggtgatggtggatttggatgtgctgttgttggtggtattggtgttggtgatagtaggtattgttgtttttggtggcgGTGATATtgacttggttgtgttgttgttaatggtgatggtagtggcattgatgttgctggtgttgttattgttgttgttgtctttgctgtcATCGTCACTGACGTTATTGTAGTGTCGTCGTAGTTGGTGTTGTCATTATtcttactggtgttgttgttgtcgttagcaTTGGTATTGTCACTATTACAGTTGTGAGTGTTCTTGATGGTGGTGTGATTTTATCCATTATTCTGTTGATTCCTTCATACTATTACAGTCGATAGAGGCTGGTAAGATTTGAGAATTGGTAGCTACAATTCTTTATTGAGAATACATTGATAATTGTCAGGGGAAGCATGGGAAATTGCTTGCAGCACAGCATTCAATGAATTATGTTCCTTTAGTAATGACAGAAGTGGcgcctgttgctgttgtcattgaaaCTGAATTTTGTAGTAATGTTTTGGGTTTCATTGTGCTTGTTACACTGTATTTGAGATGTAACTGAAATTTCTTTCGGTTTTCAAGAATACCTCAATACCTACAATACAAAGTCCCAAGATTTTTCATATTGGTGTGTACGTGAATGAGGTATGATAATCAACAAGCTTCCCACTCTAATAATCACAGGACCATCTGTACGTCTATGAATGAGCTATGATATCTAGCTTCCTACTCTGTATCATGCATGACTGTGTATAAGTTGTACCACCCAGTGTCTTGCCGTGTTGCCAGTTGACGGAGGGTGGTCCAACTTTGCTGTGGAGAGCGTGGGGGAGTGCACCAAGACTTGCGGCACGGGGTCCCAGGAGCTGGTCTTCAAGCGGACCTGCACCCACCCCAAGCCCCAGTTCGGGGGTAGAAATTGTTCTGGGGATGACAGCCAGGTCCAACTGCAGCCCTGCAACACCAACCCCTGCCctggtcagtctctgtctctgtctctctgtttgtttgttctatgtttcactgtctctctgtttgttctgtgcctctctgtctctctgtttgttctgtgtctgtttctgtgtctctgtgtctatttgtttgtgtctgctctgtgtctatctgtctctctgtgtatttgttctgtgcctctctgtctcattgaatctgttctgtgtctctctgtctcattgaatctgttctgtgtctctctgtctcattgaatctgttctgtgcctctctgtctcattgaatctgttctgtgtctctctgtctcattgaatctgttctgtgtctctctgtctctgttagtttgctctgtgtctgtctctgtgtctcagtgtttgttttgtgcctctatatctctgtctccatttgttctgtatctttctgtctctgttctgtgtctgtctctgtttgtattgtgtctctttgttctgtttctgcctctgtctgtctctcctttcatgACAGTTCTTTTAactagtttttttttgttctcaccAATAATTCATGGGGTGAAGGTTTTGTCCAAAGCACTCTTGCATGTTATCTACATAGGCGCTAATTTGCAGTTGGTAGCTCTGCTTTCAACGTTTGCTTCTGTCAGCTTCGGGTGGCTTGAAAAGTTTTCATTCATGATTATGAAAATGAagaacgatgatggtggtggctacaataacgacaacgacgatgataaaATTGACGACGAAGATGACTATAATGACGATAATGTCTGTTGTGATCAAGGTCTGTTGTTGGAAGCATGTTAGGGATGGCAGACCAGATAGCTCCTCCcagttacgatgatgatgatgatgatgaaactaacgatgatgatgatgatgatgatgaaactaacgatgatgatgatgatgacactgatgatgatgatgatgatgatgatgatgaaactgatgatgatggtaaaactgacgatgatgatggtggtgataatgatgacaacgatgatgatgatgatgatgatgatgatgacgatacaacGCTCACACTTGGCAGTTGATGGAGGCTGGAGCGCCTTCACCGCCTGGGAGGACTACGATGAGTGCAGCGCCCTCTGTGGCGAGGGCACCAAGGACCAATGGCGTTCCCGCACGTGCGATAACCCCGCCCCCGCTTATGGCGGCAGCTACTGTGTGGGGCCGGACACCCAGAACCAGACTGTGAAGTGCAACTCTGAGCCCTGTGGAGGTCAGCacttgggggagggaaggggaggggtgtgtgtgtgtgtgtgtgtgtgtgtgtgtgtgtgtgtgtgtgtgtgacgggaggaGAAGTGTGAGAGAGGAGGGCATAGTGTTtgattttggagagagagagagagagttcagttcatTTGCTCAAGGCGTCACCATGTTCATACAAATCCacgcacgctacaccacatctgctaagtagattcctgaccagcagcataacacgagagaggaggagagagaggtgtgtgtgtgtgtggtgggggaggaggttaaggggggggggagggggtgtccttTGAGTTTGGACGGGAGAGTGGGTCTgggatgagggggaagggagaatacacacacacacacacacacacacacacacacacacacacacacacacagaatagtacacacacatacacgcacccatacatggacgcaagcacacacacacacacacacacacacacagaatagtacacacacatacacgcatccaTACAtggacgcaagcacacacacacacacacacaaacacacacacacacacacacacacacacacacacacacacacagaatagtacacacacatacacgcacccatacatggacgcaagcacacacacacacacacacacacacacacacacgcacacacatgctggtAACACAAACAATTCTCACTTCCCACCTCTCATCACGTCTCCCAAATCCACACTGAAAttcatgaaaattaaaaaaaaaaaaaaaaaatcctccaatcTCAACCCTggcgtttttctcttcttttctgcccttccctcccaccccccaccagacAAATGCCCCGAGGACAAATCCACCTTCATcgccaacagcaacaaccccaGCCGCTACTACCACTGCGACAACGGGGTGGCCAAACTGCAGGAGTGCCAGGAGAACACCCGCTGGGACCAGACCATGATGACCTGTGTGCATGCCCAGGACCAacaggtgagggaggaaggaaggaaggaaggaataaagaaagaaaggaagggaggaatggaggaaggaaggaaaatgaccaaaagaagaaataaaataagaaaagtaaggaaagaagaaataaaatgcggatgaaagaaatgaatgtatgaagTAAGTtatgaggaaaggaaggaaggaaggaaagaaggaaggaatgaagaaagggaaAACAAGAAAGCTGGAATGAAAGACGGATGAAAGGAACCAAAGagaagatgaaaggaaggaaggcaggaagggggggggggaagagagaaggatggagggaaggactgAGGGAAAGAATTAAGGAAAGAATgacggagagaagaaaaaaaaggagaggagtgGAAAAATGAAGGAACAAATGAGAGAAGGAATACGCTTCTGAATAAATGTTCTGTTTCACCCCGATAGAAATGTAAATGCGTGTGTTATTAGCATTACCGTTATTAGTATTATAAGTGTTGATATTTATGATCaccatcatcggcatcatcatcatcatcataatcatcattgaaATTATCAATattttaccattattatcattatcattattaccatatcattactatcattactatattttcattatcatcatcaccattatcatcatcatcatcattatcattatcacccccctctcttctcaccccccacacagGCCGTGGCCCTGAAGCAAGGACAGGAGTGTGACCCCGAGGTCCTCTACAACTTCCACCCTGACTGCTCCAAGTACGTCATGTGTCTGAACGGCCGGGCCTATGAGATGACCTGCCCTGCTGGCACGCGCTTCAACTACGCCATCCACGCCTGTGACCACGAGGAGAACGTGCCCTGCATCACCGCTTAGAGGGGCGAGAGcgggcatgcatgcacgcgcacctCAGCTGAGAGAGTGGTCGCCCCTCTCGTCTGAGGAAGGTGTTGCGGGGAAGAGTTTGTCTCAGCATTTTCGGCTCTGGAGTTGTTTGATGTTTTTGAACAGTGATCTGAGATTTTCCTTTCCTTGCATATTTGCGTTATTGTTTGTGTTTGAATCCAAAGCAAAAATATTGTGATTGGTTCATGTTCAGTTATTGTACTAGCTGAGTGAATCTTGCTTCTTCGTAAATGTCTCTCGCAATGAACTGTCGACTGTCATGTTTCATTAtcaacatttttattttgttttagtaCTTTCTTGACTGAATGAAATAATAAACTGTCTTGAAGCAAAGGAATTTTGTCGTGTCATTCTTTTTTCCACGGTCAACTGCCCTTTCGTGGTTGGATTATTGACTGTCAACACCCTTCTAGCTAAACATGCTCATataattttctgtctgtctgtctgtctatcaagatAACTAGCATAGAAGTAAAGAGGAAGTACATATTtcatgattaaaaagaaaaagctaAGCCCAGAACTGTGTCATCAGCTGCTCCCGACATACAGTCGGACAAAGGCATGAACTGAAATGGATCCGTAGGTCAGCTCTTCTACTTTTTGTAAACGTTTTGCCCtcatcaacaagaaaaaaagaattactttGAAAAGTCATCAAATcaaagccacaacaacaaaatccacaaaCATGATGAACATCCACTTGCATTAATGTGTGAAAAGTCAATATGCGGAGAAGAAATTAtttgaaaacaaatacaattatatGCAGACATTTAGGAGAAAGTATCCCGAACAAAACATtctttgaccacacacacacacacacacacacacacacacacacacacacacacattcactcagagagagagagagagaggttaaagtATAAAATGTTTTAATCGTCAGGCACCTGATCCATAACTACAGAAGTGCACACTCCCAAGACAGACATCGTGCATTCGTTGAAATATTATTGAGACATTCTCTTCTATGGCTAAGTGCACTGTATAATTACAAACAAAGAACATTTTGTGACAATATCTAAGTTTCCACAAGCTAGAATTACAGAAAGCTTTTTTAAAGAATGACGGATATCTGTAATACTAAGCTGGTATCAATTCCTTGTTCAGATGCTGATATTTGTGACGCACGATGAGACATTGCACTTCATTTTCAGTTTAGCACAACAGAAAGTTCAATAGCTGTCATATTTGTGTGATTGTGGTCTGTATCGGAAAATAGCTATTCTTTACGGGGTACACACCAAATCTAAACTAAGGAagactcattcactcattcacaagTTCACATTCCTGAGCGCACCAGTTTCATCAAATTAGCTACAATGATTGGTCATGGCGAGAACAAAACCCGTGTAAAGAGTGAAGGTCAGGGGGTAAAAGTTCAAGGTCACAATATGGCAtatgaagagaggggtgggggtgggggaggggtggaattcAGAAGAATGACAGGGGTATTTCCATCCAATTTTCAGTAAAGCGTGGTGTAATGCTTTGTTTTGGTCAGATCCTAAGCATTTGGAGTaatggtctagaggtaatgcgtccacctaggaagcgagagaatctgagcgtgctggttcgaatcacggctcagccaccgatattttctccccctccactagaccttgagtggtggtctggatgctagtcgttcagatgagacgataaaccgaggtcccgtgtgcagcatgcatttagcgcacgtaaaagaacccacggcaacaa
Coding sequences within:
- the LOC143275810 gene encoding thrombospondin-2-like, translated to MKSLVAVLLLGVVAAASASQCLKTCTRKERYYTRCGLFGWGRCANYRNVEYDCYQYCENGGWSAYTVKSEGACSLPCGGGKKTVTYQRTCTDPAPFNGGKPCIGEAEKEEEQACNTQECPIDGGWSNFAVESVGECTKTCGTGSQELVFKRTCTHPKPQFGGRNCSGDDSQVQLQPCNTNPCPVDGGWSAFTAWEDYDECSALCGEGTKDQWRSRTCDNPAPAYGGSYCVGPDTQNQTVKCNSEPCGDKCPEDKSTFIANSNNPSRYYHCDNGVAKLQECQENTRWDQTMMTCVHAQDQQAVALKQGQECDPEVLYNFHPDCSKYVMCLNGRAYEMTCPAGTRFNYAIHACDHEENVPCITA